In a single window of the Acyrthosiphon pisum isolate AL4f chromosome X, pea_aphid_22Mar2018_4r6ur, whole genome shotgun sequence genome:
- the LOC107883169 gene encoding uncharacterized protein LOC107883169 → MTKVMEKIINLRLIWFLEKNEILSKEQSGFRHARSTMDNLIIIKTEIENAFKHKQILSMISLDITKAYDSVWRHRILTILSKILTSGNMLKYISNFLKERQFQVKVSNTLSNTFYQETVFHKDLLWQLHYFS, encoded by the coding sequence ATGACAAAAGTTATGGAAAAGATCATAAACTTAAGACTTATATGGtttctagaaaaaaatgaaatattatccaAAGAACAAAGCGGCTTTCGCCACGCCAGATCAACAATGgataacctaataataataaaaacagaaatcgAAAACGCATTCAAACACAAACAAATACTCAGTATGATCAGTCTTGATATAACCAAGGCCTACGATTCCGTATGGAGACATAGAATACTAACTATACTAAGCAAAATTTTAACAAGCGGCaacatgttaaaatatatatcaaacttCCTAAAAGAAAGACAATTTCAGGTCAAAGTATCAAATACCTTATCCAATACGTTCTATCAAGAAACGGTATTCCACAAGGACCTTCTCTGGCAGTTACATTATTTCTCTTAG